From a single Mus caroli chromosome X, CAROLI_EIJ_v1.1, whole genome shotgun sequence genomic region:
- the Tlr8 gene encoding toll-like receptor 8 isoform X1: protein MENMPPQSWILMCFCLLSSGTSAIFHKENHSRSYPCDEIRHNALVIAECNYRQLHEVPQTIGKYVTNIDLSHNAITHITKESFQKLQNLTKIDLNHNAKQQHPNENKNGMNITEGAFLSLRNLTVLLLEDNQLYTMPAGLPESLKELSLIQNNIFQVTKNNTFGLRNLERLYLGWNCYFKCNQIFKVEDGAFKNLIHLKVLSLSFNNLFYVPPKLPSSLRKLFLSNAKIKNITQEDFKGLENLTLLDLSGNCPRCYNAPFPCTPCKDNASIHIHDLAFQSLTQLLYLNLSSTSLRKIPSIWFDKLSNLKELHLEFNYLVQEIASGAFLTKLPSLEILDLSFNFQHKEYLQFINISSNFSKLRSLKKLHLTGYVFRELKKEHFRYLQNLTNLTTINLGINFIEKIDFKAFQNFSKLHVIYLSGNRIASVLDGTDHSSWRNHLRKPLSTDYDEFDPHVNFYHSTKPLIKPQCTAYGKALDLSLNNIFIIGKSQFEGFQDIACLNLSFNANSQVFNGTEFSSMPHIKYLDLTNNRLDFDDNKAFSDLHDLEVLDLSHNAHYFSIAGVTHRLGFIQNIINLRVLNLSHNGIYTLTNESELKSSSLKELVFSGNRLDRLWNANDRKYWSIFKSLQNLIRLDLSYNNLQQIPNGAFLNLPQSLQELLINGNILRFFNWTLLQYFPHLHLLDLSRNELYFLPNSLSKFAHSLKILLLSHNHFSHLPSGFLSEAGNLKHLDLSFNRIKMINKSSLQTKTKTNLSTLELQGNYFDCTCDISDFRSWLDENLNIRIPRLVNVICSNPGDQKSKSIMSLDLTTCVSDTTAAVLFFLTFLTTSMVILAALVHHLFYWDVWFIYHMCSAKLKGYRTSSTSRTFYDAYISYDTKDASVTDWVINELRYHLEESEDKSVLLCLEERDWDPGLPIIDNLMQSINQSKKTIFVLTKKYAKSWNFKTAFYLALQRLMDENMDVIIFILLEPVLQSSQYLRLRQRICKSSILQWPNNPKAENLFWQSLKNVVLTENDSRYDDLYIDSIRQY, encoded by the exons ATG GAAAACATGCCCCCTCAGTCATGGATTCTGATGTGCTTTTGTCTGCTGTCCTCTGGAACCAGTGCGATCTTCCATAAAGAGAACCATTCCAGAAGCTATCCTTGTGACGAGATAAGGCACAATGCCCTTGTGATTGCAGAATGCAACTATCGTCAACTACATGAAGTTCCCCAGACTATAGGCAAGTATGTGACAAACATAGACTTGTCACACAATGCCATTACACATATAACAAAAGAGTCCTTTCAAAAGCTGCAAAACCTCACTAAAATAGATCTGAACCACAATGCCAAACAACAGCacccaaatgaaaataaaaatggtatgAATATTACAGAAGGGGCATTTCTCAGCCTAAGAAATCTAACAGTTTTACTGCTGGAAGACAACCAGTTATATACTATGCCTGCTGGGTTGCCTGAGTCTTTGAAAGAACTTAGCCTAATTCAAAACAACATATTTCAGGTAACTAAAAACAACACTTTTGGGCTTAGGAACTTGGAAAGACTCTATTTGGGCTGGAACTGCTATTTTAAATGTAATCAAATCTTTAAGGTAGAAGATGGGGCATTTAAAAATCTTATACACTTGAAGGTACTCTCATTATCTTTCAATAACCTTTTCTATGTGCCTCCCAAACTACCAAGTTCTCTAAGGAAACTTTTTCTGAGTAATGCCAAGATCAAGAACATCACTCAGGAAGACTTCAAAGGACTGGAAAATTTAACATTACTAGATCTGAGTGGAAACTGCCCAAGGTGTTACAATGCTCCATTTCCTTGCACACCTTGCAAGGACAACGCATCCATCCACATACACGATCTAGCTTTTCAAAGTCTCACCCAACTTCTCTATCTAAACCTTTCCAGCACTTCCCTCAGGAAGATTCCTTCTATCTGGTTTGACAAGCTGTCAAACCTGAAGGAACTCCATCTTGAATTCAACTATTTAGTTCAAGAAATTGCCTCGGGGGCATTTTTAACAAAACTACCCAGTTTAGAAATCCTTGATTTGTCCTTCAACTTTCAACATAAGGAATATTTACAATTTATTAATATTTCCTCAAACTTCTCTAAGCTTCGTTCTCTCAAGAAGTTGCACTTAACAGGCTATGTGTTCCGAGAACTTAAAAAGGAGCATTTCAGATATCTCCAGAATCTTACAAACTTAACAACCATCAACTTGGGCATTAACTTTATTGAGAAAATTGATTTCAAAGCTTTCCAGAATTTTTCCAAGCTCCATGTTATCTATTTATCAGGAAATCGCATAGCATCCGTATTAGATGGTACAGATCATTCCTCTTGGCGAAATCATCTTCGGAAACCTCTCTCAACAGACTATGACGAGTTTGATCCACACGTGAATTTTTACCATAGCACCAAACCTTTAATAAAGCCACAGTGTACTGCTTATGGCAAGGCCTTGGATTTAAGTTTgaacaatattttcattattggGAAAAGCCAATTTGAAGGTTTTCAGGACATTGCCTGCTTAAATCTGTCTTTCAATGCCAATAGTCAAGTGTTCAATGGCACAGAATTCTCATCCATGCCCCACATTAAATATTTGGATTTAACCAACAACAGACTAGACTTTGATGATAACAAGGCTTTCAGTGATCTTCACGATCTAGAAGTGCTGGACCTGAGCCACAACGCACACTATTTCAGTATAGCAGGGGTAACCCACCGTCTAGGATTTATCCAGAACATAATAAACCTCAGGGTGTTAAACCTGAGCCACAATGGCATTTACACCCTCACAAACGAAAGCGAGCTGAAAAGCAGCTCACTGAAAGAATTGGTTTTCAGTGGAAATCGTCTTGACCGTTTGTGGAATGCAAATGATCGCAAATACTGgtccatttttaaaagtctccAGAATTTGATACGCCTGGACTTATCATACAATAACCTTCAACAAATCCCAAATGGAGCCTTCCTCAATTTGCCCCAGAGCCTCCAAGAGTTACTTATCAATGGTAACATATTACGTTTCTTTAATTGGACATTACTCCAGTATTTTCCTCACCTTCACTTGCTGGATTTATCGAGAAATGAGCTGTATTTTCTACCTAATTCCCTATCTAAGTTTGCACATTCCCTGAAGATACTGCTACTGAGCCACAATCATTTCTCTCACCTACCCTCTGGCTTCCTCTCCGAAGCCGGGAATCTGAAGCACCTGGATCTAAGTTTCAACAGAATAAAGATGATCAATAAATCCTCCCTGCAAACCAAGACGAAAACGAACTTGTCTACTCTGGAGCTACAAGGGAACTATTTTGACTGCACGTGTGACATAAGTGATTTTCGAAGCTGGCTAGATGAAAATCTGAATATCAGAATTCCTAGATTGGTAAATGTTATATGTTCCAATCCTGGGGATCAAAAATCAAAGAGTATCATGAGCCTAGATCTCACGACTTGTGTATCGGATACCACTGCAGCTGTCCTGTTTTTCCTCACATTCCTTACCACCTCCATGGTTATATTGGCTGCTCTGGTTCACCACCTCTTTTACTGGGATGTTTGGTTTATCTATCACATGTGCtctgctaagttaaaaggctacAGGACCTCATCCACATCCCGAACTTTCTATGATGCTTATATTTCTTATGACACCAAAGATGCATCTGTTACTGACTGGGTAATCAACGAACTGCGCTACCACCTTGAAGAGAGTGAAGACAAAAGTGTCCTCCTTTGTTTAGAGGAGAGGGATTGGGATCCAGGATTACCCATCATTGATAACCTCATGCAGAGCATAAACCAGAGCAAGAAAACAATCTTTGTTTTAACCAAGAAATATGCCAAGAGCTGGAACTTTAAAACAGCTTTCTACTTGGCCTTGCAGAGGCTAATGGATGAGAACATGGATGTGATTATTTTCATCCTCCTGGAACCAGTGTTACAGTCCTCACAGTACCTGAGGCTTCGGCAGAGGATCTGTAAGAGCTCCATCCTCCAGTGGCCCAACAATCCCAAAGCAGAAAACTTGTTTTGGCAAAGTCTGAAAAATGTGGTCTTGACTGAAAATGATTCACGGTATGACGATTTGTACATTGATTCCATTAGGCAATACTAG
- the Tlr8 gene encoding toll-like receptor 8 isoform X2 has translation MPPQSWILMCFCLLSSGTSAIFHKENHSRSYPCDEIRHNALVIAECNYRQLHEVPQTIGKYVTNIDLSHNAITHITKESFQKLQNLTKIDLNHNAKQQHPNENKNGMNITEGAFLSLRNLTVLLLEDNQLYTMPAGLPESLKELSLIQNNIFQVTKNNTFGLRNLERLYLGWNCYFKCNQIFKVEDGAFKNLIHLKVLSLSFNNLFYVPPKLPSSLRKLFLSNAKIKNITQEDFKGLENLTLLDLSGNCPRCYNAPFPCTPCKDNASIHIHDLAFQSLTQLLYLNLSSTSLRKIPSIWFDKLSNLKELHLEFNYLVQEIASGAFLTKLPSLEILDLSFNFQHKEYLQFINISSNFSKLRSLKKLHLTGYVFRELKKEHFRYLQNLTNLTTINLGINFIEKIDFKAFQNFSKLHVIYLSGNRIASVLDGTDHSSWRNHLRKPLSTDYDEFDPHVNFYHSTKPLIKPQCTAYGKALDLSLNNIFIIGKSQFEGFQDIACLNLSFNANSQVFNGTEFSSMPHIKYLDLTNNRLDFDDNKAFSDLHDLEVLDLSHNAHYFSIAGVTHRLGFIQNIINLRVLNLSHNGIYTLTNESELKSSSLKELVFSGNRLDRLWNANDRKYWSIFKSLQNLIRLDLSYNNLQQIPNGAFLNLPQSLQELLINGNILRFFNWTLLQYFPHLHLLDLSRNELYFLPNSLSKFAHSLKILLLSHNHFSHLPSGFLSEAGNLKHLDLSFNRIKMINKSSLQTKTKTNLSTLELQGNYFDCTCDISDFRSWLDENLNIRIPRLVNVICSNPGDQKSKSIMSLDLTTCVSDTTAAVLFFLTFLTTSMVILAALVHHLFYWDVWFIYHMCSAKLKGYRTSSTSRTFYDAYISYDTKDASVTDWVINELRYHLEESEDKSVLLCLEERDWDPGLPIIDNLMQSINQSKKTIFVLTKKYAKSWNFKTAFYLALQRLMDENMDVIIFILLEPVLQSSQYLRLRQRICKSSILQWPNNPKAENLFWQSLKNVVLTENDSRYDDLYIDSIRQY, from the coding sequence ATGCCCCCTCAGTCATGGATTCTGATGTGCTTTTGTCTGCTGTCCTCTGGAACCAGTGCGATCTTCCATAAAGAGAACCATTCCAGAAGCTATCCTTGTGACGAGATAAGGCACAATGCCCTTGTGATTGCAGAATGCAACTATCGTCAACTACATGAAGTTCCCCAGACTATAGGCAAGTATGTGACAAACATAGACTTGTCACACAATGCCATTACACATATAACAAAAGAGTCCTTTCAAAAGCTGCAAAACCTCACTAAAATAGATCTGAACCACAATGCCAAACAACAGCacccaaatgaaaataaaaatggtatgAATATTACAGAAGGGGCATTTCTCAGCCTAAGAAATCTAACAGTTTTACTGCTGGAAGACAACCAGTTATATACTATGCCTGCTGGGTTGCCTGAGTCTTTGAAAGAACTTAGCCTAATTCAAAACAACATATTTCAGGTAACTAAAAACAACACTTTTGGGCTTAGGAACTTGGAAAGACTCTATTTGGGCTGGAACTGCTATTTTAAATGTAATCAAATCTTTAAGGTAGAAGATGGGGCATTTAAAAATCTTATACACTTGAAGGTACTCTCATTATCTTTCAATAACCTTTTCTATGTGCCTCCCAAACTACCAAGTTCTCTAAGGAAACTTTTTCTGAGTAATGCCAAGATCAAGAACATCACTCAGGAAGACTTCAAAGGACTGGAAAATTTAACATTACTAGATCTGAGTGGAAACTGCCCAAGGTGTTACAATGCTCCATTTCCTTGCACACCTTGCAAGGACAACGCATCCATCCACATACACGATCTAGCTTTTCAAAGTCTCACCCAACTTCTCTATCTAAACCTTTCCAGCACTTCCCTCAGGAAGATTCCTTCTATCTGGTTTGACAAGCTGTCAAACCTGAAGGAACTCCATCTTGAATTCAACTATTTAGTTCAAGAAATTGCCTCGGGGGCATTTTTAACAAAACTACCCAGTTTAGAAATCCTTGATTTGTCCTTCAACTTTCAACATAAGGAATATTTACAATTTATTAATATTTCCTCAAACTTCTCTAAGCTTCGTTCTCTCAAGAAGTTGCACTTAACAGGCTATGTGTTCCGAGAACTTAAAAAGGAGCATTTCAGATATCTCCAGAATCTTACAAACTTAACAACCATCAACTTGGGCATTAACTTTATTGAGAAAATTGATTTCAAAGCTTTCCAGAATTTTTCCAAGCTCCATGTTATCTATTTATCAGGAAATCGCATAGCATCCGTATTAGATGGTACAGATCATTCCTCTTGGCGAAATCATCTTCGGAAACCTCTCTCAACAGACTATGACGAGTTTGATCCACACGTGAATTTTTACCATAGCACCAAACCTTTAATAAAGCCACAGTGTACTGCTTATGGCAAGGCCTTGGATTTAAGTTTgaacaatattttcattattggGAAAAGCCAATTTGAAGGTTTTCAGGACATTGCCTGCTTAAATCTGTCTTTCAATGCCAATAGTCAAGTGTTCAATGGCACAGAATTCTCATCCATGCCCCACATTAAATATTTGGATTTAACCAACAACAGACTAGACTTTGATGATAACAAGGCTTTCAGTGATCTTCACGATCTAGAAGTGCTGGACCTGAGCCACAACGCACACTATTTCAGTATAGCAGGGGTAACCCACCGTCTAGGATTTATCCAGAACATAATAAACCTCAGGGTGTTAAACCTGAGCCACAATGGCATTTACACCCTCACAAACGAAAGCGAGCTGAAAAGCAGCTCACTGAAAGAATTGGTTTTCAGTGGAAATCGTCTTGACCGTTTGTGGAATGCAAATGATCGCAAATACTGgtccatttttaaaagtctccAGAATTTGATACGCCTGGACTTATCATACAATAACCTTCAACAAATCCCAAATGGAGCCTTCCTCAATTTGCCCCAGAGCCTCCAAGAGTTACTTATCAATGGTAACATATTACGTTTCTTTAATTGGACATTACTCCAGTATTTTCCTCACCTTCACTTGCTGGATTTATCGAGAAATGAGCTGTATTTTCTACCTAATTCCCTATCTAAGTTTGCACATTCCCTGAAGATACTGCTACTGAGCCACAATCATTTCTCTCACCTACCCTCTGGCTTCCTCTCCGAAGCCGGGAATCTGAAGCACCTGGATCTAAGTTTCAACAGAATAAAGATGATCAATAAATCCTCCCTGCAAACCAAGACGAAAACGAACTTGTCTACTCTGGAGCTACAAGGGAACTATTTTGACTGCACGTGTGACATAAGTGATTTTCGAAGCTGGCTAGATGAAAATCTGAATATCAGAATTCCTAGATTGGTAAATGTTATATGTTCCAATCCTGGGGATCAAAAATCAAAGAGTATCATGAGCCTAGATCTCACGACTTGTGTATCGGATACCACTGCAGCTGTCCTGTTTTTCCTCACATTCCTTACCACCTCCATGGTTATATTGGCTGCTCTGGTTCACCACCTCTTTTACTGGGATGTTTGGTTTATCTATCACATGTGCtctgctaagttaaaaggctacAGGACCTCATCCACATCCCGAACTTTCTATGATGCTTATATTTCTTATGACACCAAAGATGCATCTGTTACTGACTGGGTAATCAACGAACTGCGCTACCACCTTGAAGAGAGTGAAGACAAAAGTGTCCTCCTTTGTTTAGAGGAGAGGGATTGGGATCCAGGATTACCCATCATTGATAACCTCATGCAGAGCATAAACCAGAGCAAGAAAACAATCTTTGTTTTAACCAAGAAATATGCCAAGAGCTGGAACTTTAAAACAGCTTTCTACTTGGCCTTGCAGAGGCTAATGGATGAGAACATGGATGTGATTATTTTCATCCTCCTGGAACCAGTGTTACAGTCCTCACAGTACCTGAGGCTTCGGCAGAGGATCTGTAAGAGCTCCATCCTCCAGTGGCCCAACAATCCCAAAGCAGAAAACTTGTTTTGGCAAAGTCTGAAAAATGTGGTCTTGACTGAAAATGATTCACGGTATGACGATTTGTACATTGATTCCATTAGGCAATACTAG